One Helianthus annuus cultivar XRQ/B chromosome 12, HanXRQr2.0-SUNRISE, whole genome shotgun sequence genomic region harbors:
- the LOC110894049 gene encoding uncharacterized protein LOC110894049 isoform X1, producing the protein MADPYWRYTASADRGAYSGYLQSDASTLSSQPWRPSSDYLQKDILGERTGLGIGARPEPSSNGYPSTWEDPYSIGRRDVLHGTVPGIPDILNDRPDSLRKADSIPVRGPESNVLFVDGLPSDCSRREVSHLFRPFSGFQEIRLVHKEPRHNTDKPMVLCFVEFSDSNRALTALEALQGYKFDNKKPNSPDLRIHFAHFPFQLPSDKAAISSQPSPDNARFPSQPAPSGSGFLSQPPRDSPVYPSKLPHGSAHFPSQQPPKLPPDGSHYSSQLPPNSAYIPSQLPPSSAHSPLQLPPHREEQDLAILREKELAVQDEEPATKKFKSASQKKKEREEANKNKQKKWCIKCKQNHYGECYNFKGCYICGQTGHIGKECTSKPRLCYGCGEPGHKHSVCPNGPRPEKKGKKEAPLKT; encoded by the exons ATGGCGGATCCTTATTGGCGATACACCGCTTCCGCTGACAGAG GTGCCTATTCTGGCTACTTACAATCTGATGCATCGACATTATCGTCCCAACCTTGGCGGCCGTCATCTGATTATTTACAGAAGGAT ATCCTGGGAGAGAGAACTGGATTGGGCATTGGCGCGCGCCCTGAACCTAGCTCTAACGGTTACCCGTCTACTTGGGAAGATCCGTATTCGATTGGAAGAAGAGATGTTTTACATGGAACTGTGCCCGGGATTCCCGACATATTAAATGACAGGCCTGATTCCTTGAGGAAGGCTGATAGTATCCCAGTTAGAGGTCCGGAATCCAATGTTTTGTTTGTGGATGGGCTCCCGTCTGACTGTTCCCGGAGAGAAGTATCTC ATCTGTTCCGTCCTTTCTCTGGCTTTCAAGAAATTAGACTTGTACACAAGGAGCCAAGACAT AATACAGATAAACCCATGGTTTTGTGCTTTGTTGAGTTCTCAGATTCCAATCGTGCTTTAACGGCTTTGGAAGCTCTTCAAG GTTACAAGTTTGACAACAAGAAACCCAATTCACCAGACTTGCGAATACACTTTGCTCATTTTCCATTTCAACTGCCGTCTGATAAAGCTGCTATTTCATCTCAACCGTCACCTGATAATGCTCGTTTTCCGTCTCAACCAGCGCCGAGTGGTTCCGGTTTTCTATCTCAACCACCGCGTGATAGTCCTGTTTATCCTTCCAAACTACCTCATGGCAGTGCTCATTTTCCATCTCAACAACCACCTAAACTACCGCCTGATGGTTCTCATTATTCATCTCAACTACCTCCTAATAGTGCTTATATTCCATCTCAACTACCGCCTAGTAGTGCTCATTCTCCGTTACAACTACCGCCACATAGGGAGGAGCAAGATCTTGCTATTCTAAG GGAGAAAGAGCTAGCCGTTCAAGATGAGGAACCAGCGACGAAGAAGTTCAAAAGTGCATCCCAGAAAAAGAAGGAACGTGAAGAGGCTAATAAGAATAAACAGAAAAAGTGGTGTATCAAGTGCAAACAAAATCACTATGGTGAGTGCTATAATTTCAAAGGCTGCTATATATGTGGGCAGACGGGTCACATAGGCAAGGAGTGCACAAGCAAACCCCGACTCTGCTATGGTTGTGGGGAGCCAGGGCACAAACACTCGGTTTGTCCCAATGGCCCGAGGCCCGAGAAAAAAGGCAAGAAGGAGGCCCCCTTAAAGACATAA
- the LOC110894049 gene encoding uncharacterized protein LOC110894049 isoform X2, with protein MADPYWRYTASADRGAYSGYLQSDASTLSSQPWRPSSDYLQKDILGERTGLGIGARPEPSSNGYPSTWEDPYSIGRRDVLHGTVPGIPDILNDRPDSLRKADSIPVRGPESNVLFVDGLPSDCSRREVSHLFRPFSGFQEIRLVHKEPRHNTDKPMVLCFVEFSDSNRALTALEALQGYKFDNKKPNSPDLRIHFAHFPFQLPSDKAAISSQPSPDNARFPSQPAPSGSGFLSQPPRDSPVYPSKLPHGSAHFPSQQPPKLPPDGSHYSSQLPPNSAYIPSQLPPSSAHSPLQLPPHREEQDLAILRRMELMKLRKHLVKNKNNGCVRIWSLMSTSLGESF; from the exons ATGGCGGATCCTTATTGGCGATACACCGCTTCCGCTGACAGAG GTGCCTATTCTGGCTACTTACAATCTGATGCATCGACATTATCGTCCCAACCTTGGCGGCCGTCATCTGATTATTTACAGAAGGAT ATCCTGGGAGAGAGAACTGGATTGGGCATTGGCGCGCGCCCTGAACCTAGCTCTAACGGTTACCCGTCTACTTGGGAAGATCCGTATTCGATTGGAAGAAGAGATGTTTTACATGGAACTGTGCCCGGGATTCCCGACATATTAAATGACAGGCCTGATTCCTTGAGGAAGGCTGATAGTATCCCAGTTAGAGGTCCGGAATCCAATGTTTTGTTTGTGGATGGGCTCCCGTCTGACTGTTCCCGGAGAGAAGTATCTC ATCTGTTCCGTCCTTTCTCTGGCTTTCAAGAAATTAGACTTGTACACAAGGAGCCAAGACAT AATACAGATAAACCCATGGTTTTGTGCTTTGTTGAGTTCTCAGATTCCAATCGTGCTTTAACGGCTTTGGAAGCTCTTCAAG GTTACAAGTTTGACAACAAGAAACCCAATTCACCAGACTTGCGAATACACTTTGCTCATTTTCCATTTCAACTGCCGTCTGATAAAGCTGCTATTTCATCTCAACCGTCACCTGATAATGCTCGTTTTCCGTCTCAACCAGCGCCGAGTGGTTCCGGTTTTCTATCTCAACCACCGCGTGATAGTCCTGTTTATCCTTCCAAACTACCTCATGGCAGTGCTCATTTTCCATCTCAACAACCACCTAAACTACCGCCTGATGGTTCTCATTATTCATCTCAACTACCTCCTAATAGTGCTTATATTCCATCTCAACTACCGCCTAGTAGTGCTCATTCTCCGTTACAACTACCGCCACATAGGGAGGAGCAAGATCTTGCTATTCTAAG GAGGATGGAGTTGATGAAACTAAGGAAGCACCTggtaaaaaacaaaaacaatggcTGTGTGAGGATTTGGAGTCTCATGTCAACATCGTTAGGAGAATCTTTCTAA